A single Marinobacter sp. es.042 DNA region contains:
- a CDS encoding ATP-binding protein, with protein MSNGFKQRLSYRLTRDTVLVAMALGLVLNVVQITLDYFSAKDSMEKEIHALIDISNSPASQIAYNIDVRLAEELLDGLLRHPATIDARITDNDDETMAASSKSSPVSPYRWVSDLLFGPDRVFRQELRVPQLEDLPLGHLIVTIDTYHYGALFLQRAGYTLISGLLKSLILSAALLAIFYFVLTRPMLNVISALSQVRATSPEKVRLPIPANHREDEIGTMVGIINQHLETIDSSLAQLRHAESAMKNYSTQLEQEVADRTREISEKNDALQRGNRALVKAKEDAVRRARARANFLASMSHEIRTPLNGVLGMLGLALESELDSAQRNRIEIALNAGESLLGLLNDILDISKVEAGKLSLENIPFSVRHLIEECATLHAQQARRKRIHLVTEIDPDLPENFLGDPTRVRQVLNNLLSNAIKFTDKGSVKLKAACSGGSLRIDVVDTGIGMSTEGLHRIFSPFSQADAETTRLYGGTGLGLTLCRQLVERMHGQILVDSREGSGTHFTVTLPLPVHEASEDHDLPRVDSRLKDIGIAMAIPPDNPHRSAIEAQLRKWDIPIRGASRHPDGILLALANAGDEETLVFADNWQGAGVVLVDSSGTLPPALGQQQLLSLPMRRDELLRCLLLAAGLLNSDEQPANAVEDHEQTGTAASLKILLVEDNQVNQMVAVSLLKKLGHRTDHAENGLKAIQALEHNHYDLVLMDCQMPVMDGYEATQRIRQNPEWKDLPIIAVTANVMQGDREDCLASGMNDYITKPYKREELRTVIDRWRPAI; from the coding sequence GTGAGCAACGGCTTCAAACAACGGCTTTCCTATAGACTGACTCGAGACACGGTCCTCGTTGCCATGGCCCTCGGCCTGGTGCTGAATGTGGTCCAGATTACCCTGGACTACTTCAGCGCGAAGGATTCCATGGAAAAGGAAATCCATGCGCTGATCGATATCAGCAACAGCCCGGCCTCCCAGATTGCCTACAACATCGACGTCCGTCTGGCGGAAGAATTGCTCGACGGCCTGCTTCGCCATCCCGCGACCATTGATGCCCGGATTACCGATAATGACGACGAGACCATGGCAGCATCCAGCAAGAGCAGCCCGGTCTCGCCCTATCGCTGGGTCAGCGATCTGCTGTTCGGGCCGGATCGCGTATTTCGACAGGAGCTCCGGGTTCCGCAGCTTGAGGATCTGCCACTTGGGCATCTGATCGTCACCATTGACACCTATCACTATGGGGCGCTCTTCCTCCAACGAGCCGGTTACACGCTGATCAGCGGGCTACTGAAAAGCCTGATCCTGTCTGCAGCGCTCCTTGCCATTTTCTATTTTGTGCTGACCCGTCCCATGCTCAATGTGATCAGCGCACTGAGCCAGGTGCGGGCTACCTCTCCGGAAAAAGTCAGGCTTCCGATCCCGGCAAACCATCGGGAAGACGAGATCGGGACCATGGTTGGTATCATCAACCAGCACCTGGAAACCATCGATTCGAGCCTTGCACAACTCCGGCACGCCGAGAGTGCCATGAAAAACTACTCCACCCAGCTTGAGCAGGAGGTGGCGGACCGGACCCGGGAGATCTCCGAAAAGAACGATGCTTTGCAGCGTGGTAATCGCGCCCTGGTCAAAGCCAAGGAAGATGCAGTTCGCCGGGCACGGGCAAGGGCCAATTTCCTGGCCAGCATGAGCCATGAGATCCGGACTCCGCTCAATGGCGTTCTCGGGATGCTCGGCCTGGCACTCGAGAGCGAGCTGGATTCTGCCCAGCGCAACAGGATAGAAATCGCCCTCAACGCCGGTGAAAGCCTGCTCGGGCTGCTTAACGACATACTGGATATCTCGAAAGTGGAGGCCGGCAAACTCAGTCTGGAAAACATCCCCTTCAGTGTCCGACACCTGATCGAAGAGTGCGCGACACTCCATGCCCAACAGGCGCGGCGCAAGCGTATTCACCTGGTCACCGAAATCGATCCGGATCTGCCTGAGAACTTCCTGGGAGATCCGACACGGGTACGCCAGGTGCTCAACAACCTCTTGAGCAATGCCATCAAATTCACGGACAAAGGCAGCGTAAAACTAAAGGCGGCCTGCTCCGGGGGTAGCCTGAGAATCGATGTGGTAGACACCGGGATCGGTATGTCTACCGAGGGCCTGCACCGGATTTTCTCACCCTTCTCCCAGGCTGATGCAGAGACCACGCGGCTTTATGGGGGCACCGGTCTCGGCCTGACGCTTTGCCGTCAACTTGTCGAACGCATGCATGGCCAGATTCTGGTGGACTCCCGGGAGGGCAGCGGCACACACTTCACCGTTACCCTGCCCCTGCCGGTTCATGAAGCCAGCGAAGATCATGATCTGCCCCGCGTGGATTCCCGGCTCAAGGACATTGGCATAGCGATGGCAATACCACCGGACAACCCACACCGGTCTGCGATCGAAGCCCAACTTCGCAAATGGGACATCCCGATACGCGGCGCAAGCAGACACCCGGATGGAATTCTACTTGCACTTGCCAACGCCGGAGACGAAGAAACCCTGGTATTCGCCGACAACTGGCAAGGCGCCGGCGTCGTGCTGGTGGACTCTTCCGGCACCCTGCCTCCTGCCCTGGGGCAGCAACAGCTGCTCTCGTTGCCAATGCGACGGGATGAATTGCTACGTTGCCTGCTTCTGGCCGCGGGGCTGCTGAACAGCGACGAACAACCTGCTAACGCCGTGGAAGACCATGAGCAAACCGGCACGGCGGCTTCCCTGAAAATCCTTCTGGTGGAGGACAATCAGGTCAACCAGATGGTGGCCGTCAGCCTGCTCAAGAAACTCGGCCATCGCACAGATCATGCAGAGAACGGTCTCAAGGCCATACAGGCACTGGAACACAACCACTATGACCTGGTGCTGATGGATTGCCAGATGCCGGTTATGGACGGCTACGAAGCAACACAGAGGATTCGGCAAAACCCGGAATGGAAAGACCTGCCTATCATTGCTGTTACCGCCAATGTGATGCAGGGCGACCGCGAGGATTGCCTCGCCTCTGGCATGAACGACTACATTACCAAGCCGTACAAGCGCGAAGAGCTCCGGACAGTCATCGACCGCTGGCGCCCCGCGATTTGA